The Brassica napus cultivar Da-Ae chromosome C7, Da-Ae, whole genome shotgun sequence genomic interval CCGACGGACTTCATCCCCTGTAACTAGAATTCCTTTTCCAAGACTCGTTTTTTCCGCAGCTGACTCAGTTATCGGAGTCTTGTGTTGCAGGTTTGTCAATGAGTTTCTTGTGTTGCTGGGTTTCTCGTCCTCTTATGCCGTAGCTAGCTGTGAGAGATGGTATCGGTGCAATATCCTTATACTCTGGCTCTTGTGTAGCCCTTTCCCATCTCTTGTGACTTCACTAGTTCCAGATCTGACCTCTATGACCTGCGCTTCTTCTCCTATAGATGATTCTTGTCAGCGCTCAGATTGGAAAACGTTACGAAGCAGGCTACCTTTCTCGTCTCTTGGGACGATGACCGTTCTCCCTTCGGGGAAGATTGACTATGTCTTGTTCTGGTGTGAGTATGGCTCTTGTACCAGTCTTCTTTGGCTACTTTTTGACAGATCTATGTGTTTCAAAGACTCTGAGCACTACTACCGAACTATTCCGCCGATGAACCTCACCTTCGATGACCAACTAACCCATCGCTGTTCACCGCAAACACCGCTTATATCTACTTATTCCGACCACAACGACCAACGGTTCAACTTTGACTCTGACAAATCTCTATGATTCCATCACGGTAATGCTGGAATCGACAGGTTTTGCTGGGAATTAGAGTTTGTTCCTTTGGAAATTGGAGTCAAGCCCATCTTACTGTCCACTGGTGTGGAAGAGTCAAGTTCGTTAATGTTCGTTTCATTTCAGGGGGTGACTCTTCTCAGCCCTCTCGCTACGACTATCCAAGCCCAGCAAGTGGAATTTCCATCAAGTGAAGCTTACGTTCTGGGCATAGCTGGATTATCTCATATTGTTACTGTAGTCAATGGGGCTTGTTCACTGATGTCAAGCAAAATTTGTCATCAACCGGTATCTCCAACAAGTACAAATGTTTATGCTCGTCTCATTCAAAGCTCAGCTCGGAGTCATTCGTTGCTAGAAGATAGCAGTCCCGTAGCCTTAATAAAAATGCTACTCAAACCTCCTCATGTCGGCGCCATGAGAGATCATTATCCCTCTTCCTTCTCTTTGCAGGAGTGAACCATTCCATCAAAATTCCTCTCCATGAGAGGTACTCTTCTCTTGGCTACAAAGCCAATGAATATCATTGCTTTCCTAATCGTTTCTTATCTTGTGTAATAGTTCGTTTGAGACTGGAAGATATAACGAAACTCATTCCAATAAGTTTCGAGGTCCTGGAGCATTCAACGTCACGAAATACAGTGACTATGGTTTATGAATTCGGTCTTACCGTGAATCTCCTATCGACGCATTTGAGCGGTATCTCATTTTCGTTGTCAATCTCTTCGGAGAATCTATCTGTTTTAACttatgttgtttttaaattacatTGTTGTAATCAATGAGGATGGATAATTCCCTCTAACTCTTGTATGTTTGAAGTTTAAGATAATGAAATGGAaggttgcacaaaaaaaaaagtaggcatgggcattcggggtcccaatcgggtttcggttttatccattcgggttttggtttttcgggtttatcaaaatcaaccccattcgggttatataaaaATTCGGTTCGGGACTGGTttgggttctatcgggttcggatcggggttagtaaatcttcaaaaaacCGGTATAACCCaatgtactttcgggttcgggtcccaatcggttcttcggtttaaaaatacctgatttgaacctattttgtaactaaaacataaataaaatcggttcttcggatttaaaatacatgatttgtacatattttaatagccaaaacataactaaaatcgattcaaaaataagaaaaaacatcaaacgtgatcattcaaaatcaagcgaaagataaacatagttagcGATAGAAAATAAACCagataaataaaatcataaaacaaaaactaagttctcatgaaatgagaaacattattcaatgaaaacaaaaccaaaatctaaaaatttcagGCTTCAACCGCCACATTCTACCATCAACCTTCGTGtacagataattattttagaagttcaataatatcttaaagtattttggatacatattaagaattaagatcatatttggtagaagttctttttgtgattttaaatgtttcgggttctatcggatatccatttaggtccgggttcggttcggataatacccataacccaaaataccaaaaaacaggatccattcggtatttatgtcgggttcggatcggttcggattcatttttatcgtatcggattcggtttggattttcgggttcggtttatttgcctaGCCCTAAAAAAAAGATATACTACATTCCAATAATCTAGTGCGtaaggaaaaaagaagaaaataggtccaaatatttattacataCACAATTCAAAGATGTACGGGTTGGGTTTATTAGAGAATTTAGAACGTATCTACTATTATAAATCTGTAGATACGGAAAATAAGAAGTATTAAATGGCTAGGACCCATTTCCTAAAATATTCATGTGAACTACGTGATTTTTCATGCATACCCATCAATGTTCCACTGTACTATAACTTAAAATCGcatgttatgttttaaaacaaaaactctcaTTTAAATTTCACAGCTATATAACATCTTTGAATTCTACCGACATGATCAAGAAAAGAGAGTAGATAAGTGATCCAATTGTTAAGAACTAATCAAAGCGTAAATAGAAGTTTGTTTAATCACTCAAAGACAATGCAGTCTTGTGTGGATTCAAATGCTCTGCTGCGCATATCTAAGAGATTGTCACATTTAAACCATTTACATATATTtcgttattgaaaaataaaaatagtaaaatcacATGACTTACAGTGCCCTTTCCTGATTTTGTAAGGCTTGAATATGGTCATGGGCCAAAGATATGCATGCATATACAATCACACAC includes:
- the LOC125590093 gene encoding uncharacterized protein LOC125590093, which gives rise to MVDLARLASSSNPNSDQDPPPFTALADPFAVVLPPDLPDPPDEVIRSLCSDGLHPLFVNEFLVLLGFSSSYAVASCERWYRCNILILWLLCSPFPSLVTSLVPDLTSMTCASSPIDDSCQRSDWKTLRSRLPFSSLGTMTVLPSGKIDYVLFWCEYGSCTSLLWLLFDRSMCFKDSEHYYRTIPPMNLTFDDQLTHRCSPQTPLISTYSDHNDQRFNFDSDKSL